TGATGAAATCTTTCGGATTGGTGACCGGGTTTTACAATTGCAGAATAACCCGGAAAAAGATATTTATAACGGTCAAATTGGGAAAATTGTTGCTATTGATTCTAAAAATACTCAAAAATGTATGACTGCTGATTTTGATGGTCGAGAAATCAATTTTAGTAAAAAAGACCTGTTTGACCTCACTCGTGCTTATGCCATCACAATTCATAAGTCACAAGGATCAGAATTTCCGTTGGTCATTCTAAATTTAACTATGCAAAATTATGTGATGCTCAAGCGTAATCTGTTATATACGGCAGTTACGCGGGCAGAAAAAAATTTGGTTTTAGTTGGTGATCCACGGGCTTATGTGATGGCACTCAATACATCGGGCAATGACCGAAGAACTGGTTTGACTGCCAAACTGCAAAAATTACTTGAGCAGGAGCCTGATAAAACTGCCGGTGAACAAGTTGTTGCTGAAGCTTCGACTAAAGAGCAAAATAGTGAGCCGAAGGATTATATTTTGACACCAGAACTGATTTATTCTGGTGAAATTGATCCGATGATTGGTATGCGCGGCATTAAATTGGTGTCACGCACATAAAATAGAGGTAAGTAATGGTAAAAGAACTAACAAAGCCGGTGCAACTTAAACAAGCAATTGGCGATTGGATTGCAAATCACACTGGTATTATCGCCGTTAGCAGCGATACTTGGGAAGTAGCGACGACTGCAATTGATTCCTATGGTGATACAGTTTATTGTTTTGTCCAACAAGTTGGCGAGGATTACTTAGTAACCGACGATGGGCGGATTTTATTTAAACTTGATCCCGGAATTAGTGACGCGGATTTATTTGAAACAACCGCTGAGATTGCTTTAGGGGCGGGCTATGATTTCAATGAAAAAACTTGTGAAATTTCCGTTCAGGTTAAACAGGAAAACTTGGCTCAGGCAATTATAAAATTAGCGCAGCTGCAAGTTGCTATTTCATATTTAGGTTAAAAAAGCGATGGCAGTTTAAGTTAGTGTTGTGCCAAATTTATTTTTTGCGTTTGGTTGCGGTTACCTTGATTTTGATGCTTGACATTTATACCAGAAGGGGCAAAATTAACTTTATGAAATGAGGTAATAAAAATTAATAAGCAGAAAATTGGGTTAGTATCACTAACTCTTTTGTCATTAGGTTCGATTATTGGCTCGGGTTGGCTATTTGGTGCCGGAGAGGGTGCACATTTAGCGGGACCTGCGGCCATTTTTTCTTGGCTAATTGGTGCCGTTATCATGGGATTTATTGCCATTGTTTATACTGAAATGGGGACAATGTTTCAGCAGAGTGGGGGCATGAGTCGGTTTGCACAATACACTCACGGGTCACTGCTGGGATTCATTGCTGCGTGGGCTAATTGGGTTTCACTTGAGACAATTTTGCCAATTGAAGCCGTGGCTGCAGTTCAATATTTAAGTTCATGGCCATGGCCGTGGGCCCGCGGTTTTCACCAATTAATGCATCACGGACAAATCACGGGACTAGGTCTATTAGTGGTGTTTGCTTTTATGGGCATTTTTACATGGATTAATTATTATTCCGTTAATTTGATGGCGCGTTTTTCCAATACCATCACGTGGTTTAAAATTATCATTCCAACTTTAACCTTTATTTTGCTGTTGATGTCAGGCTTTAATGCACATAACTTAGCGTTGACAACTACAAATTGGTTTCCTAACGGGACAGCGCCGATTTTAACGGCAACTACTAGTGCAGGGATAATTTTTTCTTATGATGCGTTCCAAACGGTTATTAACTTAGGGAGCGAAATTGAAAATCCGCAGAAAAATATGCGGCGAGCGATTATTATTTCACTGGGATTAAGTGCGTTATTATATACGCTATTACAATTTACGTTTGTAGCCAGTATGCCGCACCACTTGATTCAGGTAAAAGGCTGGTCAGGAATTAATTTTAGTTCACCATTTGCTCAATTGGCAGTGTTATTAGGACTTAATTGGTTATCTATTTTGTTATATATCGATGCGTTTGTGTCACCGTTTGGTACAGGAATTGCGTTTATGGCAACAACGAGTAGATCACTTGCCGCAATGGCTGAAAATCGTCATTTACCACAATTTTTAACTAAATTAGATGCTAAATATCACACGCCGCACAAGGCAATGCTGGCAAGTTTGATTGTTAGCATCATTCTTGTAACCTTGTTTCCAAATTGGGGTCAGCTGGCAAGCGTGATTGCCACTTCTACTTTAATTGCGTATTTAACTGGACCGGTTTCGACAGCGGCCTTGCGTAAGTTAGCACCGAAGTTTAACCGCCCGATTAAGTTACGTCACTTGAAGGTATTGGCACCCATCACCTTTGTTTTAACGAGTTTAGCAGTTTACTGGGGCCAGTTTCCAACCACTTGGGAAGTAATGCTGGTCATTTTGGCAGGGATGCCAATTTATGCTTATTATGAGTGGAAGAATAACGATCATCAGTTTAAGCAAGCTCTCCGTGGTAGCTGGTGGCTAATTTGTTACCTAATAATGATGGCTGGGCTGTCTATTTTGGGTGCTAAAGAATTTGGCGGACTTAATTGGCTGCATTATCCCTGGGATTTGGTAATTGTGGTGATAATTAGCATCGGCTTTTACTATTGGGGTGTCCATAGTGCTTATGCTGGTCCTGATTTAGAACGAGCTGCACAAATTAATCAAAAAGCTCAAATAGAAGAATAACCAAAAAACGTTTTCGTGACGATTAATCACGAAAACGTTTTTTACTTTAATAGATTAAAATGACTGACCTTTAATTTTAAATTAAAGGGTCGCTGGTATATTTCTTCACCGTCTACTTGCGCAAATTCTTTTTGCTCAGTCTTAACAATTATTTCCTTAGCTTCAATGTAATGAAATTGCGGATCAGTAACATGAGAACCATCCTTAAGCAAATGATAGAGCAGATTGATTAGTTTAGGAATGCTAAACTTTTCGATAACAATCGTATCGATCTGGTGGCTTGTAATCTTAGCACTTGGCAATAGCGGGAAGCCACCGCCAAAGTAGGGATGATTAGTAGTAGTTACTAAAAAGGCGTCATCAAATTGCATTTTATTAGTTGCACTGCGAACTTCTACACTAAAGATGTTTTGCCTGCGCAGAGCACGTAAAATGTTAGCACCGTAAATTAGTTTACCCTTATTTATTTTGTTAAGCATTTCTTTTAATTTTGAGTGGTTGCTAAAATGATTAACATAAGCATCAAAGCCAATACCAAAGCTATTGGCGAAGTAACTGGTTTGATCTTTATAGCCAGCTAGTTGGAACTGGCCGCAGTCAATTTGCTTAGGTGTTAAATTCTTTTGTAAGCTTGCTAGCAATTTTTCCGGATTAGTTGTCAATTTAGCAGCTCGAGCAAAATCATTACCGGTACCAGCAGGTAAGTAGGCAAAAGGGGTTTCGGGATTAGCAGAGCGCTTAATACCATTTAATACTTCATTAAGCGAGCCGTCGCCGCCAATAATTAATAAGACATCACTTGAAGAATGCTTTTTGTCACTATAATCTTGGGCCAGCTTAATTAATTCACCGGCGTAGGTACTTTTTTGAAAGTTAAAATTAATATTAGCATCAATTAGTAGTTGTACTAATTTGCTAAAACTTTTTTTACCTTGGCCGTTACCAGCTATTTCGTTAACCAGCAGGTGTAATTTCATTTTGGTATTCATCTTTATATACTAAAAAAGCCCTAACGGGCTTTTTATTATTTCTTTTCAACAATCATTGGCAAAATCATTGGCCGTCTCTTGGTTCTTGAATATAAAAAGTCAGAAAGATTTTCAACAATTGCCTTACGGATAATGCTATCCTTAGGATGATCAGTCTTATCCATTTCTGATTTAAGTACGTGATAGATATGTTTTTGAGCCTGACTGATTAAGTCAGTTGACTCACGCATATAGACAAAGCCACGGCTTAAAACATCGGGTCCAGCTAAAACTCGCTTGTGCTTGTAATCAACGGTTGCAACTGCAACTACTAAGCCCTCTTCAGATAGAACCTGACGGTCATGGACAACGACGTTGCCAACATCAGCAGTTCCTGAAGTATCAACATAAACATCGCCTGCTGGAATATGACCAGCAATTCTGGAACCTTCGGGACCGAAGCAGAGTACTTCACCGTTTTCCAAAACAAAAGTATGGTCTGCTGGCACCCCAGCAGCTTGTGCTAATTCTGTATGGATTACTTGCATGCGGTACTCGCCGTGAACCGGAATCATATATTGCGGGTGGGTCAAGCGAACCATCATTTTTAGTTCTTCTTGACCACCATGACCAGAAGTATGAACGTTATTAACCCGGCCGTGAACAATATTAGCGCCGCCTTCCATCAACTTATTGATTAGGTGGTTAACGCTCAAAGTATTCCCAGGAATTGGATTAGACGAGAAGATAATTGTATCTCCGGGCTGCAAACTGATTTGTCTGTGAGTACCATTAGCAATTCGTGAAAGGGCAGCTAATGGTTCCCCTTGCGAGCCAGTACATAAAATCATGGCCTGATCAGCTGGTGTATGGTTAATTTCATTGGCATCGACAATTAATCCTTCGGGAACATTCAGATAGCCAAGGTCGATACCATTTTGCACGCCATTTTCCATACTACGGCCGAAAATGGCCACCTTACGTCCCGTATCAATGGCAGCTTGAATAGCTGTTGATACGCGATAAAGGTTAGAAGCAAACGTGGCAAAAATAATTCGCCCGTGAATCCCGGTAATAATGTCGTGCAGCGATTTCGCTACAAAACGTTCAGACTTGGTAAACTGGGTAACTTCTGCGTTAGTCGAGTCGGAAAGAAGGGCTAAGACGCCATCTTTGCCTAATTTAGCCATCTTTTGAAAGTCTGGAGCTGGTTGGTTCATTACTGGGGTTAAGTCGAACTTAAAGTCACCAGTAAAGACAACTGCACCAAGTGGCGTATGAACAGCAATTCCTAAGGTGTCAGGAATTGAGTGGGTGGTTCTGAAGAATTCAACGGATAACTTCTTGAATTTGAGGACAGTGTCTTCGTGTTCCTCGTGAAGTTCGGTTGTTCTTAAGATACCATGTTCTTCAAGCTTGCCCTTAATCAAGGCCAAGGCAAACGGAGTAGCGTAAACCGGAATTTCTGGAATTTTTTCTAGTAAAAACGGGATACCACCAATGTGGTCTTCGTGACCGTGACTGACAACTAACGCCTTAATTTTCTTGCGATTCTTAACTAAGTAAGAATAGTCAGAAATAACGTAGTTAATCCCCAGTAAATCATCTTCTGGGAACTTAATCCCGCAATCCATGATGATAATTTCATCTTGATATTGAACACAATACATATTTTTGCCGATTTCGTGCAACCCCCCGATTGCAAAAACGGCAACTTCATTATTTTTAATGCGCACGAAAACTACTTCTTACTCTCAAACGACGTTAATTTAAAATCAGCGTGTTCTTTTTCGTAATCTAATGAATTACCTGCGAGTTCTTGGATGAGTTCGATGTTGTAGGGGGTATTTTCCTCAACCAATGTCCGGGCACTGACCATGTTGTCAGCTTCCATATAAAGAGTTTCGGTTGTTTCTCTACGTGGGTTAACAACCTTGTCTTTTTGATACAAAACTTTGTAGATCATCTTTGTATTCTCCTATTCAGTTATAAAAACGTTCTTAAGATGAATATTTGCAAAAATATTCAATAGCTAATAAAAATTCTACCATAATTGCAATGGCAAGTATAGAAACAAGTTTTAAATAGTTAAGCAAAAAAGCCGTCAAACAGGCATTGGCGGCTTCTTTGTCTCTAACTTAACTAATAAATAACGACTGTGTCTTCATCTAACTTAAATGGGTCTTGCTTGTTGATCCGGTCATAAAAGAGGTGACCACGCAAGTGCTCAATTTCGTGAGAAGCAACAATTGCTGGATAATCCTTTAAGCGAATGGTCTTTTCCTCACCATCAACAGTATAATAATGAATCTTTAACTTATCGGGACGGGGCACATAACCATCAATTACCTTGTCAACGCTTAGGCAGCCTTCGCCTTCACTCAGGCAGGCTTGGCGGACTGATTCGGACAAAATTTCAGGATTAACAAAAGTTTCCTTAAAAATAATTTCGTTCTTTTCATTTGGTACAAGCAGTGAGGCCATTTGGACACTTTCGCCGACTTGAGGTGCAGCCAGACCAACACCCGCACGTAATTGGTGCTTTTTGGCAATTTTAGGATCTTGCGAATTAATTAGGTATTCCATCATTTCGTCAGCTAATTGGCGATAGTGGTCACTAAGTGGAAAAGTCAACGGCTGTGCCACTTTACGCAATACTGGATTACCGTCGCGGGTAATATCTTTCATTAAAATCAATTGAATTCACTCTTTCATCTAAAAGTTATACTTATATTTTTACCATAAATCTGGTTTAATTGTCTGACTTTTATTCTATAACACTTTTCAATTTTGAAAAAGAGGGTTAAACGTTGACCTGCATATACTTAGGTGGTAAAATCAATGAGCGTAACTACACAGATATTAAAACACTTCGATCAGCATGTTTTAAGCATGCCGCCGAAACTGTGACAAAGTCACA
The sequence above is a segment of the Lactobacillus sp. ESL0677 genome. Coding sequences within it:
- a CDS encoding DUF1828 domain-containing protein, giving the protein MVKELTKPVQLKQAIGDWIANHTGIIAVSSDTWEVATTAIDSYGDTVYCFVQQVGEDYLVTDDGRILFKLDPGISDADLFETTAEIALGAGYDFNEKTCEISVQVKQENLAQAIIKLAQLQVAISYLG
- a CDS encoding APC family permease — protein: MGLVSLTLLSLGSIIGSGWLFGAGEGAHLAGPAAIFSWLIGAVIMGFIAIVYTEMGTMFQQSGGMSRFAQYTHGSLLGFIAAWANWVSLETILPIEAVAAVQYLSSWPWPWARGFHQLMHHGQITGLGLLVVFAFMGIFTWINYYSVNLMARFSNTITWFKIIIPTLTFILLLMSGFNAHNLALTTTNWFPNGTAPILTATTSAGIIFSYDAFQTVINLGSEIENPQKNMRRAIIISLGLSALLYTLLQFTFVASMPHHLIQVKGWSGINFSSPFAQLAVLLGLNWLSILLYIDAFVSPFGTGIAFMATTSRSLAAMAENRHLPQFLTKLDAKYHTPHKAMLASLIVSIILVTLFPNWGQLASVIATSTLIAYLTGPVSTAALRKLAPKFNRPIKLRHLKVLAPITFVLTSLAVYWGQFPTTWEVMLVILAGMPIYAYYEWKNNDHQFKQALRGSWWLICYLIMMAGLSILGAKEFGGLNWLHYPWDLVIVVIISIGFYYWGVHSAYAGPDLERAAQINQKAQIEE
- a CDS encoding diacylglycerol kinase family protein, yielding MKLHLLVNEIAGNGQGKKSFSKLVQLLIDANINFNFQKSTYAGELIKLAQDYSDKKHSSSDVLLIIGGDGSLNEVLNGIKRSANPETPFAYLPAGTGNDFARAAKLTTNPEKLLASLQKNLTPKQIDCGQFQLAGYKDQTSYFANSFGIGFDAYVNHFSNHSKLKEMLNKINKGKLIYGANILRALRRQNIFSVEVRSATNKMQFDDAFLVTTTNHPYFGGGFPLLPSAKITSHQIDTIVIEKFSIPKLINLLYHLLKDGSHVTDPQFHYIEAKEIIVKTEQKEFAQVDGEEIYQRPFNLKLKVSHFNLLK
- a CDS encoding ribonuclease J — translated: MRIKNNEVAVFAIGGLHEIGKNMYCVQYQDEIIIMDCGIKFPEDDLLGINYVISDYSYLVKNRKKIKALVVSHGHEDHIGGIPFLLEKIPEIPVYATPFALALIKGKLEEHGILRTTELHEEHEDTVLKFKKLSVEFFRTTHSIPDTLGIAVHTPLGAVVFTGDFKFDLTPVMNQPAPDFQKMAKLGKDGVLALLSDSTNAEVTQFTKSERFVAKSLHDIITGIHGRIIFATFASNLYRVSTAIQAAIDTGRKVAIFGRSMENGVQNGIDLGYLNVPEGLIVDANEINHTPADQAMILCTGSQGEPLAALSRIANGTHRQISLQPGDTIIFSSNPIPGNTLSVNHLINKLMEGGANIVHGRVNNVHTSGHGGQEELKMMVRLTHPQYMIPVHGEYRMQVIHTELAQAAGVPADHTFVLENGEVLCFGPEGSRIAGHIPAGDVYVDTSGTADVGNVVVHDRQVLSEEGLVVAVATVDYKHKRVLAGPDVLSRGFVYMRESTDLISQAQKHIYHVLKSEMDKTDHPKDSIIRKAIVENLSDFLYSRTKRRPMILPMIVEKK
- a CDS encoding DNA-dependent RNA polymerase subunit epsilon — its product is MIYKVLYQKDKVVNPRRETTETLYMEADNMVSARTLVEENTPYNIELIQELAGNSLDYEKEHADFKLTSFESKK
- the def gene encoding peptide deformylase, which codes for MILMKDITRDGNPVLRKVAQPLTFPLSDHYRQLADEMMEYLINSQDPKIAKKHQLRAGVGLAAPQVGESVQMASLLVPNEKNEIIFKETFVNPEILSESVRQACLSEGEGCLSVDKVIDGYVPRPDKLKIHYYTVDGEEKTIRLKDYPAIVASHEIEHLRGHLFYDRINKQDPFKLDEDTVVIY